In Streptomyces sp. NBC_00569, a single genomic region encodes these proteins:
- a CDS encoding GNAT family N-acetyltransferase, which translates to MFAIPLGDDGVELRPLEPWNAEEFLAHMDRGREHIGRFVELPDHVTDLVSATAFLRRYADKTAADAGRLYGIWADGTLVGGVMFRLFDAVAGNCEVGCWLEATTVGRGIVTRAIRVLLDWAFDVRGIHRVEWVAGAGNTASLNVARRLGMTRDAVLRESYLYRGVRHDEEVWSVLAPDWHKLRGASARRSRSS; encoded by the coding sequence ATGTTCGCGATACCGCTGGGTGACGACGGAGTCGAGCTGCGGCCCCTGGAGCCGTGGAACGCCGAGGAGTTCCTCGCCCACATGGACCGGGGCCGCGAGCACATCGGCCGGTTCGTCGAACTCCCCGACCATGTGACGGACTTGGTGTCCGCCACGGCCTTCCTCCGGCGCTACGCGGACAAGACCGCCGCCGACGCCGGTCGTCTCTACGGCATCTGGGCCGACGGCACGCTCGTCGGCGGGGTGATGTTCCGGCTCTTCGACGCCGTGGCCGGGAACTGTGAGGTCGGCTGCTGGCTGGAGGCGACGACGGTCGGCCGGGGCATCGTCACGCGCGCGATCCGTGTCCTGCTCGACTGGGCCTTCGACGTGCGAGGCATACACCGAGTCGAATGGGTGGCGGGGGCCGGCAACACCGCGAGCCTCAACGTGGCCCGGCGCCTGGGCATGACCCGTGACGCGGTGCTGCGGGAGAGCTACCTGTACCGGGGTGTCCGGCACGACGAGGAGGTCTGGTCGGTCCTGGCCCCGGACTGGCACAAGCTCCGGGGCGCCTCCGCGAGGCGGTCCAGGTCCTCCTGA
- the kdpA gene encoding potassium-transporting ATPase subunit KdpA translates to MSPVLAGVLQLLALIAALALAYRPLGDYMARVYSSDKHLRVEKWIYKGIGANPDTEMRWPAYLRGVLAFSAVSVLFLYLLQRLQGSLPGSLGFTSIDPDQAFNTAASFVANTNWQSYYGEQAMGHVVQTAGLAVQNFVSAAVGIAVAVALVRGFARSRTGELGNFWSDLVRGTIRVLIPISVVGAIVLVACGAIQNFSGIHSVGQFMGGSQQWNGGAVASQEAIKELGTNGGGYFNANSAHPFENPNGFTNLFEIFLILVIPFALTRTFGRMVGSLKQGYAILATMATIWIGFTALMMWTEFHHGGPAFDIAGGAMEGKENRFGVGGSSIFAVATTLTSTGAVDSFHSSFTGFGGGITMLGMQLGEIAPGGTGSGLYGMLIMAIIAVFIAGLMVGRTPEYLGKKIGTREIKFAACYILITPALVLVFTAISMALPTPPNSMLNSGAHGFSEILYAFTSGANNNGSAFAGLSADTQWFNTTIGLAMLLGRFLPMVFVLALAGSLAEQQPIPATAGTLRTEKPLFTGLLVGTILIITGLTYFPALALGPLAEGLAS, encoded by the coding sequence ATGAGCCCCGTACTCGCTGGTGTGCTCCAGCTCCTCGCCCTGATAGCGGCGCTCGCCCTGGCCTACCGCCCCCTGGGCGACTACATGGCCCGGGTCTACTCCTCCGACAAGCACCTGCGCGTCGAGAAGTGGATCTACAAGGGCATCGGTGCCAACCCGGACACGGAGATGCGCTGGCCCGCCTATCTGCGCGGCGTGCTGGCCTTCTCCGCGGTCAGCGTCCTCTTCCTGTACCTGTTGCAGCGTCTCCAGGGCAGCCTGCCGGGCTCGCTGGGCTTCACGTCGATCGATCCGGACCAGGCGTTCAACACGGCCGCGTCGTTCGTCGCGAACACCAACTGGCAGTCGTACTACGGCGAGCAGGCCATGGGCCACGTCGTCCAGACGGCCGGCCTGGCGGTACAGAACTTCGTCTCCGCGGCCGTCGGCATCGCCGTCGCGGTGGCGCTGGTGCGCGGCTTCGCGCGCTCCCGCACGGGTGAGCTCGGCAACTTCTGGTCGGACCTGGTGCGCGGCACGATCCGCGTCCTGATCCCGATCTCCGTGGTCGGCGCGATCGTCCTCGTGGCGTGCGGCGCGATCCAGAACTTCTCCGGGATCCATTCCGTGGGTCAGTTCATGGGCGGCTCGCAGCAGTGGAACGGCGGCGCGGTCGCCTCGCAGGAGGCCATCAAGGAGCTGGGCACCAACGGCGGCGGCTACTTCAACGCCAACAGCGCCCACCCCTTCGAGAACCCCAACGGGTTCACGAACCTCTTCGAGATCTTCCTGATCCTCGTCATCCCGTTCGCTCTCACGCGCACCTTCGGCCGCATGGTCGGTTCCCTGAAGCAGGGCTACGCGATCCTCGCCACGATGGCGACGATCTGGATCGGGTTCACGGCTTTGATGATGTGGACGGAGTTCCACCACGGCGGCCCGGCGTTCGATATCGCGGGCGGCGCGATGGAGGGCAAGGAGAACCGCTTCGGGGTCGGCGGTTCGTCGATCTTCGCGGTGGCCACCACCCTCACCTCGACCGGGGCGGTGGATTCGTTCCACTCCTCGTTCACGGGGTTCGGCGGCGGCATCACGATGCTGGGCATGCAGCTGGGTGAGATCGCTCCGGGTGGCACCGGTTCGGGGCTTTACGGCATGCTGATCATGGCGATCATCGCGGTGTTCATCGCGGGTCTGATGGTCGGCCGTACGCCCGAGTACCTGGGCAAGAAGATCGGTACCCGCGAGATCAAGTTCGCGGCCTGCTACATCCTCATCACCCCGGCGCTCGTGCTCGTCTTCACGGCGATCTCGATGGCGCTGCCGACCCCGCCGAACTCGATGCTCAACTCCGGTGCGCACGGGTTCTCCGAGATCTTGTACGCGTTCACGTCGGGTGCGAACAACAACGGTTCGGCGTTCGCCGGTCTGAGCGCGGACACGCAGTGGTTCAACACCACGATCGGGCTCGCGATGCTGCTGGGCCGCTTCCTGCCGATGGTGTTCGTCCTCGCCCTCGCAGGC
- the kdpF gene encoding K(+)-transporting ATPase subunit F, whose product MTAENIVGLIVAVALLGYLLLALIYPERF is encoded by the coding sequence GTGACCGCCGAAAACATCGTCGGCCTGATCGTGGCCGTCGCCCTCCTTGGCTATCTGCTCCTCGCCCTCATCTACCCGGAGAGGTTCTGA
- a CDS encoding glycoside hydrolase family 19 protein, which yields MIKRVTSLVATLAAVGAVVVIGPATTASAAECAAPWNSSSVYTGGGSASYNGHNWNAKWWTQNETPGTSDVWADQGACGGGETDPGDPAPSGFVVSEAQFNQMFPNRNPFYTYSGLTAALSAYPGFANTGSDTVKRQEAAAFLANVSHETGGLVYIVEQNTANYPHYCDSSQSYGCPAGTAAYYGRGPIQLSWNFNYKAAGDALGIDLLHNPYLVEQDAAVAWKTGLWYWNTQSGPGTMTPHNAMVNGAGFGETIRSINGSLECNGGNPGQVQSRIDRYKAFVQILGTTPGDNLSC from the coding sequence ATGATCAAACGCGTCACGAGTCTTGTCGCCACCCTGGCCGCGGTCGGCGCCGTGGTCGTCATCGGCCCGGCCACCACGGCATCGGCGGCCGAGTGCGCCGCACCCTGGAACTCCTCGTCCGTCTACACGGGCGGCGGGTCGGCCTCCTACAACGGGCACAACTGGAACGCCAAGTGGTGGACCCAGAACGAGACCCCGGGCACCTCCGACGTCTGGGCGGACCAGGGCGCCTGCGGCGGTGGCGAGACGGACCCGGGTGACCCCGCGCCGTCCGGCTTCGTCGTCAGCGAGGCCCAGTTCAACCAGATGTTCCCGAACCGGAATCCGTTCTACACCTACAGCGGACTGACCGCCGCGCTCAGCGCCTACCCCGGCTTCGCCAACACCGGCAGCGACACGGTCAAGCGCCAGGAGGCCGCAGCGTTCCTGGCCAATGTCAGCCATGAGACCGGCGGCCTCGTGTACATCGTCGAGCAGAACACCGCCAACTACCCCCACTACTGCGACAGCAGCCAGTCCTACGGCTGCCCGGCCGGCACCGCCGCGTACTACGGCCGCGGCCCGATCCAGCTCAGCTGGAACTTCAACTACAAGGCCGCGGGCGACGCACTCGGCATCGACCTCCTCCACAACCCGTACCTCGTGGAGCAGGACGCGGCCGTGGCCTGGAAGACGGGCCTTTGGTACTGGAACACGCAGAGCGGCCCCGGCACCATGACGCCGCACAACGCCATGGTGAACGGCGCCGGCTTCGGCGAGACGATCCGCTCCATCAACGGCAGCCTGGAGTGCAACGGCGGCAATCCCGGCCAGGTCCAGAGCCGCATCGACCGGTACAAGGCGTTCGTCCAGATCCTGGGCACCACACCGGGCGACAACTTGAGCTGCTGA